GACTACCCTCTTGTTGAGAACGGGCAGCGTGCCTGGCTGGCCAGTGCAGACCGGGCAGATCGCCGTGTTGGGTTCAAGATCAAAGACATCGGCCCTACAGCTGCAGAAGGCCTTTGTTTCAGTAATGAGTTGAGCGTGTATTTCCAGTCCGATTACAGTCTTGTTCATCACTCCGTCCACCTTTCCGGAAGAATGGCCAGCCCGCCCCTGTAAGAGGGAGAGAGATCCTCGATGCCCTTTGCGGCGTCAAGAAGAGAAACGTCGCTAAATCTTCTGCCTGTGAGAAGTACCCCGACAGGCATTCCATCGACCAGCCCCGCCGGTAAAGAGATCGACGGAAGCCCCGCAACATTTGCCGGTATCGTGTAAATATCCATCAAATAATACGTCAGGGGGTCGGTAATCTCGCCAATTCTCGGCGCAATCACCGGAGAAGAGGGATTCAAGATGAAATCGTATTCATCAAGCACTCTGTTAAGTTCGCCGGCCATGACGCTTCTCGTTTTCAGCGCCTTTCTATAATAGGCATCATAATAAGTCGCACTGAGAGTAAAGGTTCCAAGAAGAATTCTTCTCTTCACTTCCTTCCCAAAACCTATGTCCCTATTCTTGTTTGTGAGGCTTTCATAATCTTCCGACGGCACTCTCGGCCCGAACCTTATCCCTTCGTAGCGGGCGAGATTCGAGCTGGCCTCTGCGGGGGCAATTAAATAGTAAGTTGCCACGGCGTACTCGACCGAAGGGATGGAGATCTCTTCCACCTCTGCTCCTGAACGCCTAATATCTTCAATTATAGAAAGGAATCTCTCCTTAACTCCGGAATCGAGGCCGGGATAGTTCAGCATTTCGGAAGGGACTGCAATTTTCAGCCCCTTGAGATATCCCTTAAGAGGCACATCGAAAGATAGATCTTTTCTGACTGTATTCGAGTCATTACTATCATGTCCCGATATCATAGACATAACATCTGCGGCGTCCTGGGAGCATCGAGTCATCGGCCCGATCTGATCCAGTGAAGAGGCAAATGCGACGAGCCCGTATCTGGATACGAGTCCGTATGTCGGTTTGAAGCCGACTATACCGCACATGGAAGCCGGCTGTCTTACAGAACCGCCAGTGTCGCTGCCGAGAGCGAACGGAGCAAGCCCCGCAGCTACCGCAGCCGCGCTTCCGCCACTGCTTCCACCCGGAATGCGTTCAAGATCCCAGGGATTTTTGGAAGGGCCGAAGGCAGAGTTCTCCGTGGAGGACCCCATTGCGAATTCGTCCAAATTTGTCTTTCCGAGAAGCTTTCCTCCCTTAACGCCAAGCCTTCGGGTCACCGTTGCATCGTATGGAGATTCATAATTCTCGAGTATTCTGCTGCCGCAAGTTGTTCTGGTCCCGACAGCCAGGATGTTGTCCTTCAAGGCAAAGGGGAAACCCTGTCTCTTGTCGCCTGACAGGTCGTTTACCTGAAGGAATGCCTTGAGTTCGTCGTTGTACTTCATTACTCTATCTCTATAGAACTCGAAAGTGTCTTCAAGAGATATGATTTCTGAGAGTCTAAGATTCAGGGGATTCTTTGTCACGAAAGCCACCTCCGGATATTCACGACAATTCTAACATTTTCGGAGGACTTCTAACAGAAGAAAGCAACTTGAAATTGAGTAAACGCCCCATCTTTGAATCGAAAGCCGTCTAACCGGATGAGGGTTTTACAGCTGTGAGATTCGCTCATAGTTGCCTTTTAGACTCTACAAGGCAGACAAAAGAGGAGTTCTTCGTTCCTGGGATCCCGCTGTTGGGAAACGCTGCGCGCTGAACGCTGATGAAAACCACGTTGTCCGTCAACGGTCCCCCGTTCTCCGAGAAGAGATCAAAACAAGATCCCGGATTAAGTAGACCCAGGATGATGGTTTCAATAGCACTGAGGACAGTGAAGGTTAATTGCTTGTGTTCACGAAAGCCCAGACTCATGATCCGAGACCCGCTCTTGATTCCGTGATGCTGAACATGAGGTCCCTTTTTGAGTGTTCACCTCGTAGACCACAGATTCATCTGAACTTGTCTCAGCATCTCGATACTCTTCCTAACCCAGTTTCGATAACCCGCTCAAAAAGATCCACTGCACGCTGTAATGGGCGTTCTATGTTGACCGTTCCAGAGCGAGGACCCGTTCGCCGATGACAAATGGACCAAATCTTGACCGGAAGCATGAATTCAGCACAGGATTTTGCAACTTGTTCTGTTAAACTCCCTATTTCGTCCCGTTATTGGTTTTCTCTTCGGGCGAACAGCCGTTCGCCCCTACAAAAGAATCGCAATGGTTTTCTTGATCCTACCGAAGGACGTTTCTTCAGCAGCGTCCAGCATGACGGCGGAATTATTATCGGATCTAGGGTCTGGTGAACAAAAGCGGTTCTGAAAC
This window of the Mesotoga sp. BH458_6_3_2_1 genome carries:
- the gatA gene encoding Asp-tRNA(Asn)/Glu-tRNA(Gln) amidotransferase subunit GatA, with the translated sequence MTKNPLNLRLSEIISLEDTFEFYRDRVMKYNDELKAFLQVNDLSGDKRQGFPFALKDNILAVGTRTTCGSRILENYESPYDATVTRRLGVKGGKLLGKTNLDEFAMGSSTENSAFGPSKNPWDLERIPGGSSGGSAAAVAAGLAPFALGSDTGGSVRQPASMCGIVGFKPTYGLVSRYGLVAFASSLDQIGPMTRCSQDAADVMSMISGHDSNDSNTVRKDLSFDVPLKGYLKGLKIAVPSEMLNYPGLDSGVKERFLSIIEDIRRSGAEVEEISIPSVEYAVATYYLIAPAEASSNLARYEGIRFGPRVPSEDYESLTNKNRDIGFGKEVKRRILLGTFTLSATYYDAYYRKALKTRSVMAGELNRVLDEYDFILNPSSPVIAPRIGEITDPLTYYLMDIYTIPANVAGLPSISLPAGLVDGMPVGVLLTGRRFSDVSLLDAAKGIEDLSPSYRGGLAILPERWTE